The Opisthocomus hoazin isolate bOpiHoa1 chromosome 25, bOpiHoa1.hap1, whole genome shotgun sequence genome contains the following window.
TACTGCGGATCTTCCAGGAGAGCCCTGAGGCTGATCGAGAGAGAACCGAGCGGTGCGGGCTGGGAGTGCAGCTGGGGAAGCAGATTTCAGGCAGCCGGCGTAGTTTCTGGACAGAGCGTCCGAGTTGCCGGCGTGCCGTCGGCCCTTTCCCCGCAAAGGAAGCTGGTTAATGGCGTCAGGAagggcccccagcagcagcacgtaATAAAAAAAGGGGGTGCACACTTTTTGGCTGTTTGGGAAGTGGGTTCCCAGCGCTCGGAGGAAAGGAATGGGAGAACAGCAGGAGGGGAGCAGCTCAGGAGTCGGAGTGACAGGATTTGAGAAGGTCTAGCGTCTCATAGCCCGCCAGAAATAGAAGCAAACTCTATACGCCAGCCTCGCTCACCATCTATCCATTATCACTAACGAACTGGAAGGGTTTTGACCTTTGCTACCTAAAAAGGAGCACTAGAAGTCGAAGGAGCAGGGTTTGAAGGGACGGGTGCCACTAGGTTTGCGGGGATCTCCGAGAGCACCGCACGCTCGGGTCAAGCTGAGCTCTGGGAGCCTGCGGGCAGAAGCTGGTGGTCAGAGGAGCACGCTCGTTCCTGGAGGCTTCCCCTCTTTGGTCCTCCTGTCCAGCAGATTTTTGGCACCGACCCAAGACTGAATATAGCAAGTCCAGAAGCTGTATAATTTTCATTCCTTCTAATATTACAAGTACCAGGGAAAAAGCGAATGGCTATACCCAGGGGAAGAAGCAGCGATCCGGCTGGCACGACAGGTTCCTGCCGGCCAACTCGGCCCGTGTAAGGTCAGCGGGGGCTCAGCCCCCGTCCAGGAGCCCCACGACAGTCGCTTCCGCCCGCGCTCGTGGGTTAGCCAGGCAGACGGGGCAGAGCTGCGCACCTCTGCAAGTCAACAGGAAGCCTGGACCTTCCCAGTGCGCCACGCGACGTGCCGCGATGGGCGGCTCCAAAGCGCAAGAAcacctgcagccagccagccgcCGGCTTGGGAGGTCCCGACCTCCTCCGCCAGCTCACCCCGCTCTCCAGAAAGCGAGCGGGCGGCTTGCGATTAAAACGCAAGACGCTACTGCGAcaccggcggcgcggccggcgggATTTGCACCGGGGAAGCGGAGACTGCGGGCGGTGCAGCCTCCTGCTCCGCGGCCAGCGCCCCAGGCCGCAGCCACACACCGCCGGCCGAGCCGCCGTTACCTCAATGTTGGTCGCGTTCAGTTTCTCCTCCATCACTTGTTTCAGGATGACGAGGGAAGATTTGATTGCTTCTTTCAGCGTCATTGACTGTAAAGCAAACCACTCATTAATTGCACTGTTGATGCTCCAGCAAGTACTTGTAGGTTACCCCTTGGACTGCGAAAGCATGCTGCTCTCCCTCCCGCTCTTCTCAAATCCTTTAAGCTGTCACTGGCAGCAAATTTCAAAGCTTATCACGTTATCCACGGCGTCAACAAGAGATCAAAGCGCACTGTTCAGGCAGGACAGTGACAATTGCAAGGATGGTGACTTTCTGCTTCTGTGTAACTTTTTACAAAGCTTAAGAACTGTTAAATCTGGGCACGTAAACCTTATGGCAGGACCGGGACATGAGGGTCCGTTGCTCTGCACCGGTTCCTGCCTATCGAGCAGTCCCCCCCCAGCAAGATCCAGTGGGAAAGCCGGGCTCCCTCTTGGCAGGAGCCTTCACGCTGTAATCATGGAAATCCCTGCATGGGGGGGAGCCAGAGCCAGAGGGCAACACTCAGAGAGCGACGATGGCTGTGTCTGCAGTCACTTTGCGCTTGGAAGATGCTTAACGAGCCCCAGAGCCCAGAACTTGGACAATTCTGCCAGTGAACAAATTAGGTTATTGAGTCTTAGGCTGGAAGTCGTCACAGCAATCAACACCATCAATTGTGCTTTTCATTACCGTATTTGGTTTCTTACCACACAAAACGGGCAGCTCCCCCCTGGTGGAGGGAAGAAAGTTTCTATTTCATATCAAACAGGCGCAGCAGTCGCAGCGTAAAAGCCACTAAATTCACCGGCCTAACAGATCCGGTGAAACGGAGCCGCTCGCTTTCGCTCCTCACGCTTCGAGCTGCGTCCGTGCCGAGCCGAGCGGCAGCGTTCGCACAGCACTTCTTTTATTTATAGAGTACTTCCTGACATGGTCTTAATTATCACCCGCTAGAGGCAGGGACCGGCATCTCGGCCCCCAGTCTCGGGTtccagctgcagccccaggaAGCTGCTGGTGGCCGCGCTCCTCGTGGCAGAGATCCCCGCCCAGCAGCTCGGCGCTGACACCGAATCGCGGGATCGACGGCCAGGGCCCCAGTCCCACCCCGGCCAGCCCACGCGCCGCCTCTGCCGTGCGAGAGGAGTCGGGCGGATCACTCGGCGGGAAGAGAGCTAGTGGATCCGTGCAGGTGGCGAGGCACCTCGGCAGCTTGTGTGatagcagccccagcccagcctttTACCTTGTGGTAAACCTCTTGCAGAGAGCTCTGTGCGCCTTCCGAGGCGGAGCCGATTGCTCTGGCATCGCACTGAACAAACGTCCCCGATGGGTCCATGTGAAACCTGCGGGAGAACCGGTGGCAGAGTGAACGGCCGCTGCACCCCACCCCACGCCGTGGCACCCCAAGGGCTTTCCCACCAGACCCACAGCGCTCCCCAGAGCTCCCTGCACGGCTCGGAGCCGGGGAAGATGCTGCCAACGCGGGGCAGAGCTCGCAGCAGCCCCTCGCTGCGTCCGGCGGCCTCGGGGGGCTGCTGCCATCAGCACGGCCGCGGGTCTCTCCTCCTGGCACGCCGAGGAGCCGACCAAGGTTTGAGGAGTGCCAGGGTCACCTGCAGACCCACGCTGGGccaggaaggctggagagcaACACGCTCCAGACACTGCCCTCCACGCTCAAAGCAAAAtcgtttgctttttattttcccccttatttttttttttaataaacccaGCACGTTTTCACTGGTGCTCCTGGGAGGGAGAccgtggggagaccttattgggcTGGCTCTGCCGAGCCGTTCCCACCTCCAGCGGAGACGGAGCGTTTGAAGCACGCGAGTTCAGGTTACAAgcactccaccacctccccacggAATGTTACAGCAGGCTCCACGTATTATGTTACCGGTGGCTCTGCTGGTCCGTTAGGGAAAGGTAAGAATAAACTCGGGGCGAGGAGAGCTTGAACACCTCCCTCCTGCCCAGGAACCACATTCAAAAAGCAAGGATTCAGCGAAGACACAGCGTTGTCTTCGGCCCCGAACAAGCTGCTGCAACCCATGCTTTGAAAGGAAGCGTTTCAAAGCATTAACAAACGCATCGGGTACGTAATGGGATAAAGCCCGAGCGTTTGGCTTAAGTCAAATCCCAGAATCAGGTCATTAAAACGTCCTGGGAAGTTTCAGCAGAGGTTTTGCCTCTTCCCAGAGCTGGCCTGGATTAAGAGAGCCAAACTTACAGCTGAGGTCCCTTCTCATCGACTCCTCCAAAAAGCAGTGCGACACCAAAGGGACGAGACTGCAAGAGAAAGGAGCCAACACGTTAGGCAAGGCTGAGGGCAAAGGCAGAGGGGAGCCGGCAGCacctccccagagccccccagctcCGCACCATCGCCCCTGGGTCCGCGTCCTCCTCCCCAAACTGCAGCGCCAGGTTGGACACGGCCTGCGTCACGCTCTCCACCGTCATGGTCTCGTTGTAGGTGAACCAGTgattctgcaggagaaaaaaaaagaaagattcaaATTATCACCTTGTTCCCAAAATATGGAAATCCTGGATCGTGCACGCGGCGGGCTGGAGTGATGCCCTGCGTGGCCACAAAGAGAACTTCCCTCCAGCCCGCGCGGGCAGGCTGCCGGCACCCGGGGCACAGCCCCTTCAGCAGCAAGAGcgaagaggcaggaggagagcggGACGTGCAGGACAAGCTGGGAAATTTGTGCAGGGATCCGCCAGTAACCCCGGGCTACCAGCAGGGAAAAGGCAAGGCTGGAGCACTTTATCCCAGCAGCTGTGTCTGCAGCGATGGGGTTATCTGGTTCTCCAGAGGCGGGAGCAGTGCTGGCATGCAGGAAAACTCCACAGAAAAAGATCTTTACTACAGCGCAGAGATTGGTACCTGGGACCTCCGAGCACCTGAGGCACTGAGTAAATTTAAGGGGTCACAAATATAACCGATATAACCAGTCTTTTGTCGAAACTAAGTTACATACACGGCCCCACACATTCACTGGAGCGCATCTGCCAGGGCAAGAGGCCACTGGAGAACCCGCCATACGACTGCCACCAGATGTGCACCgatagagaaggaaaaaatccagGGGAAACTCCACCAGTTTGCTCTGCACAAGCCCCGCGAGGGAAGCTACGCTCCCCACAGGCCTCCCGCTCCACACCGGCCCCTTTGCCGTAACGATCTTCCCGTGCCAGAGACTTCCGAGATGCCCCCGAGACGAGTGCAGTTGTTTATGGAAGAGAAACGTCGAGTCCTACCTGAGTCTCCACTCTTGCTTTATCAATTAAAGTCTTTGCGTCAGCTATTAAGCCACTCATGGCACACCCTGGAATCGGAGGGAAAACACGAGTCACTGCACCCATTATTCACGCTGTGCTCTTCCCCCAGCCTTCCCAAAGCCCACGGTGAAATCCCGAAGGCTGCAGGGCGCTGCGGGTCCCCGCGTGGGAGCACCGcagcttgctggggacggggacgATGGGATGGGAACAGAGCTGCTCAAGAGCATGGACGGCCGCCCAGCTGAAGGGCAGGTACCCAACCACGCTCACCCAGTCACACCTGCCACCCATCCCAAACCTGAACTGGTTACAGGAGCCATGCTTGAGGCCTTCCAGGAGAAGCTAATGGACAGAAATGCAACCTGCTTGGGAGGGGAACTCATTCATCCCCCCACGGGGAGGGCTGCCTAACCCCTAGCAGGAGCCTCCAGCGCAGATCCCGCTCCAGGAAGAGAGGGGCTGTCCTGCAAGCACACGGGAGGAGGAAATTAGACACTTCAGCAGCTCCTTCCATGACCCATGTCATCAGCAACATGGGTATTTCGGAGGTCTCCTGCTTTCCGAGGCGACATATTTGGTCATGAGCCCGTCATGGGCCCCCTCACGGTGCGGgaggctgctgcgggcagggggacaGGCTAACATTAGAGCTCCGAGAGAAACTGGCCTCGAGTCAAGCCTTCTGCAGCAATTCCCTGCCCTCCAGATCTAAATTTGGGATGAGCTTTCACGAGGGAGGTCACTGAGGCACCGGGGGGTGCTTCAGCTGCCTCTTCCTGCTCCTGCAACTATGTCCTGCTGGCCTGGAGCCTGGAAAACCAGTGACCGGGACCTGGTGTTCACTGGGAGGGATGAGCGTTCCCGCTCGGCAGAGCTGCCTGCCGCGAAGGCTAGCCCTGAAACGCAGCTTCTGGAACTCCCAGGGgacagagtctttttttttttttatatccatccatccatccatccatccatccatccatccgtacCTATCTCCAAAGCTTGAAGGATGCTCCTCCCAGGGCCCTACCAGAGAGGCACCCAAGGCTCACTTCTTTCTCCTTACCTATGTGGGAATCGATTTCTACGATCTTCTCGATGCTGCTGGGTTCCATGAGCGGGGAGGTGATCCTCTTCTCCACGGCCAGGCAGACGCCCTCCGAGGTCTGGATCCCGATGGCCGTGGAACCGAGCTGAAAACCACCGCAGGGTTACTGCCACGGCACCCGGCACGGGCTTTAGCCGCGGCCGCTCGCGTAGATATGGACGGTGCAACGCTAACTCTGACTTGTGTTATTTGTAGGTGTTTCATTTTGGAGACAATCGCATCGCTGACATGGAAACCCACCCGCAGACCTCTCTGGCTTTGCACACCAAATTTTAAACGTTAGACTTGAACTAGTAAACTGGAGAGGTGAAGCCCCTGCTACCTCCCAGCCGATCGGTCCCTCGGaacccagcagggctgctgccaatCATTAATCTCTTCCCAGAGCGACATCAGCTTCAAGCCTTACGAATCTAAAAGGCCTCGCGAATCTTCCTTCGCAAGACAGGAGTTAAATTTTAAAGCAAGAGAGGAGGATCTCACATAATGGCCTTAATTCTGCCGGCACCTGTACTTCTGCCTTGggcatttttctttccatcagCTCTTTTTCTCCCCAGCGTCCTCATACCCACAAAATTTACAACAGGAACGAGAGCATTTTGCACGCACACCGTTTTCCAGGCAGCAGATAACCGCCTGCAGCTGAGACCGCACCAGGTTTGACCCTGGTCTTGCAGGACACCACGGCCatgagcagagctgggggagggggggcagaccCCCAAGGCTCCCAGCAGCCCCTACCTCACTTCCAGCTTTTCCACTCTGGGGAATTCACCAGGATAATTGTACCAGCTGCGGTGCAGAGATGCCAACTCCGAATACCCAGGCTGGGCCACACGATATAATTCTAGCAGCAAGCCTCCCCAGGCAGCTACACCTATAACCACGGGGCTGGCAGAAGGGAATCTCCCCATCACAGGCACTCGTGGTTTTAGGCGCTGCCCAACGCTCCGTCCTTTAAGTGCACAGCCTGCCACAGCTGCGCACAAACCCCAGGGGaagagtcccagcatggcaggggttggcagggacctctgtgggtcacccagcccaaccccctgcccaagcagggtcacccagagcaggctgcacagcaccgcggccaggcggggctggaatatctccagagaaggagactccacagcctccctgggcagcctgggccagggctccgtcaccctcagagggaagaagttcttcctcggcttcagctggagcttcctctgcttcagtttgtgcccgttgccccttgtcctgtcgctgggcaccactggaaagagcctggccccgtcctcctgaccccccccctgcagatatttagaggcatttctaaggtcccctctcagccttctattctccaggctgaacaagcccagctccctcagcctctcctcgtaggagagatgctccagtcccctcaccatcctcgtagccctccgctggactctctccagtagctccacctGATgtaatttcagattattttagttAATGAACCTACGGCAGATGGATAAAACCCCCCTCCTACAGCCCTCAGGCATGGGCAGCACACACAACGTGTCGCAGCGATTTCGTCGGACGCTTACGGGCTGATCTGGAGAAGAGGGAGAAGCCAGGCGGCTGCCGCACCATCGCTGCTCTAGGAGATACATTTGTAATTACGAAGTCAGCATGGTGACCGACATCCTCCTGAGAGTTTTTACTTCCCAATGCCTTAATAAACATTATTACTTTTTGCCTCTTCATTTAAGCAGTGCTTCAGCGAGCTCACGCGCTAGAGGGAAGATAAACCCCCTTTCCCCAGGCAAACCAGGGGCCTGCTCAGAGCATCGTCGCTTCATCACTTGACCACTTTTCCCCAGGTCTAAACTCACTCCAAATCAATGCCCACATTCCCAGGAACAGGCACATGCATCACTTCAGAACACCCAGCTCCGCAGAAAGGCCCTTCGGCTCTGTGGATGACGGTTAGTTTGCTCGTAACAACCTTTAACATCAGGTTTTACAATTCACCCAAGCAAACGGTGACCCACTCCCAGCTGCAACGGCAGGGAAGTTGACCTAGGGAGAAAAAATTTGCCACTTTGGGGTTTTTCAAGGGACTGCACCTTGATCAAGGCCAGGGACCAGAAGGGAACACTGCGTTAGctcaggaaaagagaaagcagagggcTCCTCTGCTCCGAGACAAGCGTTTCTGGACACGGAGCGCAGGGCGCGCTGGCAGCGTGAACTTCTGCAGGCAGCGTCACGGCGTACAGGCAGCCAGAGCCTCCCGCTCCAACCTCAGCTCTGAGCAGGTTTGATTCGGGGATCAGCACCTTCTGACTGCGTTGGTttgggggcagagggggtggggggagccagGGAGGGCGACGCTCCCCCGCCTTTGGGGGACACAGATGGCAGAGCTGCGGGATGTTTGGCCGGACTCgaaccctggcccacagctctccaGCTACAAACCGCAGCCGAGCGGCTGGCAAGGAGCTGCCAGAGCAGTTGCACGGAGGAGCAGCGCCCACGGGGAACGGCAGCAGCTCCCACTCCGCGTTGCGTACTGCCCTGGGAGCAGCCAAACCCTGCCCCGCTGCCAAGCCAGAGCACAGCCCACATGGACAGAACCTGCCCGCGTTTCTTCCAACCAAACCCTGGGTTTGGGTTCGAAAGAGCCCTTAACGCCGCGGTCTGGCACCCAGGCGGAGCTGACAATACCTTTATGGCCTCGATGGCATACTCCACTTGGAACAGCCTCCCCTCCGGAGAAAAAGTGTTCACACCCCTGCAAGAACAACATCAGAGACGGCGTGAAGGGCAGGAAACCGACGGCTGACAAGAAGCACAGCTCCTGATTCCAGCGCGATGGCGGGGAGGGTGAtgctggctggggacagggaaCACAGGAGGGGCAGCCGGAGCCCGTCACCCGCGCCGGGGCTGGGTTCAGGATGCTGACGGTGAAAGAGAACTAAAGGAACGCCAGCAGGCGTAGTTACGGGGCAGGAGGTTTGTTTCCACGGCACACATCACGCTGTGGGTGCTGGAAGCCTTTGGACCCCCAGCATTCTGCCTTCTCTCGGCACCAGGAGGCGACAGGATCTTGTTTTACCGGCGCAGGCCCagcaactttcccgggctaccccttcccctccccccacccctccccaccgCGGGAGGGGCTCAGCCCTGCACGCCAGATCCGCGGTGCCGGGCACAGCGCCGAGCCCAGGGGCTCCATCCACACGCAGACCCTGCCAAGGGATTTCCCCAAACCCACGCGCTTCCGGGAGACACGAgaacccacagcccccgagaccCCCGGGGACGCcacccgccgcctccccccgcaccGGGAGCCGCTCAGCTCTGGAAGCCCCTGGTCGCAGCGGAcaaaccctcccttctcccgtgtttAACGGCACCGGGCTCTCTAAAACCCGAAGAAAATAACAACGGGGGGCGAGAGCCCGCCGCGAGGAGGGGCGGCAGTGCCCGGTGAAGCGGGAACCCCGACGGGGGGACGAGCCGAGACCCTCAGGCAAGGCCCGCAGGGCTgcgggcccccccgccctcccctcagAGCGGCTTGGGGCGAGGGGAGCCATCCGGGGCCTACCGGGCCCGGGAAGGCGGGACCGGCCGCAGGCCCGTGACTCAGCCGCAggccgcgggcggcggggagagcGCGGGCgaccggcggcgggagcgggagggcACTCACCGGTCGTATTCGGAGCGTGTGAGgaacatggcggcggcggggaagggggggagacACCGGGAGGGGGAACCGGGCGGCGGAGGCAGGAGCACCGCTCTGCCCTCGCCGGCTTCTCCGCCGCTTCCTGTCAGCGGGCCGGAACCGCGCAGGCGCAACCCCGCCCCCACCGCCCCacttccccccgcgccgccttCCCATTGGGTCACCGCCTCCCAC
Protein-coding sequences here:
- the PSMA5 gene encoding proteasome subunit alpha type-5; its protein translation is MFLTRSEYDRGVNTFSPEGRLFQVEYAIEAIKLGSTAIGIQTSEGVCLAVEKRITSPLMEPSSIEKIVEIDSHIGCAMSGLIADAKTLIDKARVETQNHWFTYNETMTVESVTQAVSNLALQFGEEDADPGAMSRPFGVALLFGGVDEKGPQLFHMDPSGTFVQCDARAIGSASEGAQSSLQEVYHKSMTLKEAIKSSLVILKQVMEEKLNATNIELATVEPGMKFHMYTKEELEEVIKDI